A single region of the Hyphomicrobiales bacterium genome encodes:
- a CDS encoding Gluconolactonase: MLTEAFEVLDERFESLVLGNVHLEKLWTGSRWAEGPAYFPAGRYLVWSDIPNDRLMRFDETDGSVSVFRSPANNENGHTVDREGRLVSCEHRGRCVSRTEHDGSRTVLASHHDGKRLNSPNDVVVKSDGSVWFTDPTYGIDSEYEGDAAPSEIGGSHLYRLSVDGHLTAVGTDFVKPNGLAFTPDERTLYVADTGATHVKNGPRHIRRFAVSPDGALSGGEIFATATVGLFDGLRLDTAGHIWTSAGDGVHCYHPDGTLIGKIKVPEVVANLCFGGQKRNRLYICATTSLYAVYLRAHGALRPDAAR; this comes from the coding sequence ATGCTGACGGAAGCCTTTGAAGTTCTCGACGAACGTTTCGAATCTCTCGTTCTGGGCAATGTGCATCTTGAAAAATTATGGACCGGCAGCCGCTGGGCCGAAGGCCCGGCCTATTTCCCGGCCGGCCGATATCTGGTGTGGTCCGATATCCCGAACGACCGCCTGATGCGCTTCGACGAAACCGACGGCTCAGTGTCTGTCTTCCGCTCGCCCGCCAACAATGAAAACGGCCATACTGTGGACCGTGAGGGGCGCCTCGTCTCCTGCGAGCATCGGGGGCGGTGCGTGTCGCGCACCGAGCATGACGGCAGCCGCACCGTGCTCGCCAGCCACCATGACGGCAAGCGCCTGAACTCCCCCAACGATGTCGTTGTGAAATCGGACGGCAGCGTCTGGTTCACCGACCCAACCTACGGCATTGATTCCGAATATGAAGGTGATGCCGCCCCATCGGAGATCGGTGGATCCCACCTCTATCGCCTGTCGGTGGATGGCCACCTCACCGCCGTCGGCACCGACTTCGTGAAGCCGAACGGCCTGGCCTTCACGCCGGACGAACGCACACTCTATGTCGCCGACACCGGCGCCACCCACGTGAAGAACGGACCGCGCCATATCAGGCGCTTCGCCGTCTCTCCCGATGGCGCGCTCTCCGGAGGCGAGATCTTCGCGACGGCGACCGTGGGACTGTTCGACGGTCTGCGCCTCGACACCGCCGGCCATATCTGGACGAGCGCGGGTGATGGCGTGCATTGCTACCATCCCGACGGCACGCTCATCGGCAAGATCAAGGTGCCCGAGGTCGTGGCCAACCTGTGCTTCGGCGGGCAGAAACGCAACAGGCTTTATATTTGCGCCACAACCTCGCTCTACGCTGTCTATCTCCGCGCGCATGGTGCGCTGCGGCCCGACGCCGCGCGTTGA
- a CDS encoding Glucose 1-dehydrogenase: protein MHATPQRLKDRFALITGSSRGIGRAVALQYAREGATVAINAVSHGQAADETLAAVQAASAEAGFGTRDHRVVLADVGSSSAVEAMIAALVEGWGRLDILVNNAGIQAPAPSDTVSDDDLQRILSVNLLGAAYCARNAIHHFLSRPGGGVVINTSSVHQIIPKPTYLAYSMSKGGMANLTRTLALEFADKNVRVNAVAPGAITTDINEAWVDDPRKRADVERHIPMGYAASSEEIAPVFAFLASEEARYITGQTIYACGGLTLFGEFKTNWSS from the coding sequence ATGCACGCGACTCCACAGCGCCTGAAAGACCGCTTTGCCCTGATCACCGGCTCGTCACGCGGCATCGGCCGCGCCGTCGCCCTGCAATATGCTCGCGAGGGAGCAACGGTCGCCATCAACGCCGTCTCCCACGGCCAGGCAGCGGACGAGACCCTTGCGGCTGTCCAGGCGGCGAGCGCGGAGGCCGGATTCGGTACCCGTGATCACCGCGTGGTTCTCGCCGACGTTGGATCAAGCAGCGCGGTCGAAGCCATGATCGCGGCACTGGTGGAGGGCTGGGGGCGCCTCGACATCCTCGTGAACAACGCCGGCATTCAGGCGCCCGCACCGAGCGACACGGTCAGCGATGACGATCTCCAGCGAATCCTCAGCGTCAATCTACTGGGCGCGGCGTATTGCGCGCGCAATGCCATACACCATTTCCTGTCCAGGCCGGGTGGCGGCGTCGTCATCAACACCTCCAGTGTGCATCAAATTATTCCAAAACCGACCTATCTCGCTTATTCCATGAGCAAGGGCGGCATGGCCAACCTCACGCGCACGCTGGCGCTTGAATTCGCGGACAAGAATGTGCGGGTCAACGCGGTGGCCCCAGGCGCCATCACCACCGACATCAATGAAGCCTGGGTGGACGATCCCCGGAAAAGAGCGGATGTCGAGCGCCACATTCCCATGGGCTATGCTGCCAGCTCGGAGGAAATTGCCCCGGTCTTTGCCTTTCTCGCCTCAGAAGAGGCGCGTTACATAACCGGACAGACCATTTATGCCTGCGGCGGTCTGACGCTGTTTGGCGAATTCAAGACGAACTGGTCGTCATAG
- a CDS encoding Helix-turn-helix protein — protein sequence MAGNKSLNDEALELRRRGGRWLKSLRESAGLSQRDFARLIDIEYYTFISQIEIGRGRIPTEKYAVWAKALNVDVNEFIVQVLQFYEPLIHKHLFSGSTGRAPAPSPAETDTDQDKYLALKREIRELQRLLGKKTLENELLREKLTQRNIGLPQMVSPAPALAVADNDVTKISDNGQASTQRFEDTSV from the coding sequence ATGGCTGGCAATAAAAGCCTGAATGATGAGGCTCTCGAACTACGACGTCGTGGCGGGCGTTGGCTGAAGTCACTTCGTGAAAGCGCCGGTCTTTCGCAGCGGGATTTCGCGCGACTGATCGATATCGAATATTATACGTTCATCTCACAGATCGAGATCGGACGCGGTCGGATTCCGACCGAAAAATACGCGGTATGGGCTAAAGCCCTCAACGTCGATGTGAACGAGTTCATCGTACAGGTTCTTCAGTTTTATGAACCGCTTATCCATAAGCACCTGTTTTCGGGCTCCACGGGTAGGGCGCCAGCTCCGTCGCCGGCAGAAACCGATACGGACCAGGATAAGTATCTGGCCCTGAAAAGGGAAATCCGCGAGCTGCAGCGCCTCCTCGGCAAGAAGACGCTTGAGAACGAGCTGCTGCGTGAGAAACTCACCCAGCGCAATATCGGTCTGCCCCAGATGGTCAGCCCGGCGCCCGCACTCGCGGTCGCGGATAACGACGTCACCAAGATTTCGGACAACGGTCAGGCCAGCACACAGCGCTTCGAAGATACGAGCGTCTGA
- a CDS encoding Purine-binding protein BAB2_0673, producing MKHLMSLALAAGLALGLSPVSSSAQEKLKVGFIYVGPVGDHGWTYQHDVGRKAVEKALGDKVETTYVESVPEADSERAIEQLARTGHNLIFTTSFGFMEPTLKVAKKYPKVRFEHATGYKRADNVSTYGAKFHEGRYIQGQIAAKMSKSGMIGYVGAYPIPEVVAGMNAYFLGAQSVNPNIKLKVVFANTWYDPGKEADAAKALLDQGVDVITQHTDSPAPLQAAEARGKLAFGQASDMARFAPKTQLTAVVDHWDDYYIDRVKAALDGGWKSQDTWGGMKEGMVWMAPYANMPEDVVKLAKETEEGIKSGAINPFACPVYKQDGSEVECKGGKALSDEQILGMNFFVKGIDDKLPQ from the coding sequence ATGAAGCATTTGATGTCATTGGCCTTGGCGGCGGGTCTCGCGCTTGGCCTCTCGCCAGTTTCCTCCTCGGCGCAGGAGAAGCTCAAAGTCGGGTTCATCTATGTGGGACCGGTCGGGGATCACGGCTGGACCTATCAGCATGATGTCGGTCGAAAGGCAGTCGAGAAGGCTCTCGGCGACAAGGTCGAGACGACCTATGTGGAGAGCGTGCCGGAGGCTGATTCCGAGCGGGCTATCGAACAGCTGGCGCGTACCGGCCATAACCTGATCTTCACGACCTCCTTCGGCTTCATGGAGCCGACTTTGAAGGTGGCCAAGAAGTACCCGAAAGTGCGCTTCGAGCACGCCACCGGCTACAAGCGGGCCGACAACGTGTCGACCTATGGCGCCAAGTTCCATGAGGGGCGTTACATCCAGGGGCAAATCGCCGCCAAGATGTCCAAATCGGGGATGATCGGCTATGTCGGCGCCTATCCGATCCCCGAGGTCGTGGCGGGCATGAATGCCTATTTTCTGGGCGCGCAGTCCGTCAATCCCAACATCAAGCTGAAGGTCGTCTTCGCCAACACCTGGTACGATCCGGGCAAGGAGGCTGACGCCGCCAAGGCTCTGCTTGATCAGGGCGTGGATGTCATCACCCAGCACACCGACAGCCCGGCTCCTCTGCAGGCCGCCGAAGCCCGTGGCAAACTCGCCTTCGGCCAGGCCTCCGACATGGCGCGCTTCGCGCCCAAGACACAGCTCACGGCCGTCGTCGATCATTGGGACGACTACTATATCGACCGGGTCAAGGCGGCGCTCGATGGAGGCTGGAAGTCGCAGGATACCTGGGGCGGCATGAAAGAGGGCATGGTGTGGATGGCGCCTTACGCCAACATGCCGGAGGATGTGGTGAAACTCGCCAAGGAGACTGAAGAGGGCATCAAGTCCGGCGCCATCAACCCCTTCGCGTGCCCCGTCTACAAGCAGGACGGCTCGGAAGTGGAGTGCAAGGGCGGCAAGGCTCTCTCGGACGAGCAGATCCTTGGCATGAACTTCTTCGTCAAGGGCATCGACGACAAGCTGCCGCAATAA
- the tsgC gene encoding putative glucose ABC transporter permease protein TsgC13 (Evidence 3 : Putative function from multiple computational evidences) has translation MTIFEAILLTIVTASTPLLLAALGELVVERAGVLNLGVEGMMVMGAACGFAGAVTFDSTIAGILCGILAGMVLALVFAIAVLGLAVNQVAAGLALTILGLGLSGLIGQPFVGAQRDVIAHLRLPVLTDLPVVGRLFFGQDAFVYISLAVTLAVAWFLARNRAGLSLRAIGENQGSAHALGLPVIRTRLIAILFGGAMAGLAGVYLSLVYTRFWSPGMTAGRGWIAVALVVFAGWRPGVLLIGAYLFGAATVLQLHAQAAGFGLPSQALAALPYLATIVALVLLSLRRKGATAAPGSLGQPFAPDR, from the coding sequence ATGACCATTTTCGAGGCCATCCTTCTCACCATCGTCACGGCATCGACCCCGCTGCTGCTTGCTGCCCTCGGAGAGCTCGTGGTGGAGCGGGCAGGGGTGCTGAACCTCGGTGTCGAGGGCATGATGGTGATGGGCGCGGCCTGCGGCTTCGCAGGCGCCGTGACGTTCGATTCGACCATCGCGGGCATCCTGTGCGGCATCCTCGCCGGGATGGTGCTCGCCCTCGTTTTCGCGATCGCCGTCCTCGGGCTGGCGGTCAACCAGGTCGCGGCCGGGCTGGCCCTGACCATCCTGGGCCTCGGGCTCTCTGGCCTCATCGGCCAGCCCTTCGTGGGCGCGCAGCGGGACGTGATCGCGCATCTCAGACTGCCGGTACTGACCGATCTGCCGGTCGTCGGGCGTCTCTTCTTCGGCCAGGATGCCTTCGTCTATATCTCGCTCGCCGTAACCCTCGCGGTAGCGTGGTTCCTGGCGCGCAATCGCGCGGGACTGAGCCTGCGGGCAATCGGCGAAAATCAGGGCTCCGCCCATGCGCTCGGACTGCCGGTCATCAGGACGCGCCTCATCGCCATCCTCTTCGGGGGGGCCATGGCCGGGCTCGCCGGGGTCTATCTGTCGCTCGTCTACACCCGCTTCTGGTCGCCGGGCATGACGGCCGGCCGGGGATGGATCGCCGTTGCCCTCGTCGTCTTCGCCGGCTGGCGGCCTGGCGTCCTGCTCATCGGGGCCTATCTGTTCGGCGCGGCGACGGTGCTGCAGCTCCATGCCCAGGCTGCCGGCTTCGGCCTGCCGTCCCAGGCACTGGCGGCTTTGCCCTATCTTGCGACCATCGTCGCGCTGGTGCTGCTGTCACTGCGCCGGAAGGGGGCCACCGCGGCACCCGGTTCGCTGGGACAGCCCTTCGCGCCGGACAGATGA
- a CDS encoding Nucleoside ABC transporter membrane protein produces MRIELLPRRNVSPVARILAPLAALAVSFLIGGLILAAMGRSPVGAFDVYVVQSLSDAWALQQLALKATPLVIIAVGLSFCFRANLWNIGAEGQYVVGALCGGWVALVTHGSDAGAWVLPAMLLAGIVGGALWALIAAGLKVAFGVSEILTSLMLVYVAEYWLDYLVRGPWRDPKGFNFPQTVTFDPSATLPMLGGDLTLHAGVVIAIAVVLAAAFVLRFSLFGYRLRVTGEAPRAARFAGFSPAATTLAVFAISGGLAGLAGVIEVSGSIGQLKPSISPGYGFTAIIVAFLGRLDPIGILVASLAMALTILGGEAAQIALRVPFDFTRAFQGILLIAILVADSLVTYRLRISAGRRAVA; encoded by the coding sequence ATGCGCATTGAACTTCTGCCACGGCGCAATGTCTCGCCTGTGGCGCGCATTCTTGCTCCCCTCGCGGCGCTGGCGGTCTCCTTCCTGATCGGCGGTCTCATCCTTGCCGCGATGGGACGCTCGCCCGTGGGGGCTTTCGACGTCTATGTGGTGCAGTCGCTGTCGGATGCCTGGGCGCTCCAGCAGTTGGCGCTTAAGGCGACCCCGCTGGTGATTATCGCCGTCGGTCTGTCGTTCTGCTTCCGGGCCAATCTCTGGAATATCGGCGCTGAGGGGCAATATGTCGTCGGCGCGTTGTGCGGCGGATGGGTCGCGCTGGTCACCCATGGCAGCGACGCAGGTGCGTGGGTGTTGCCGGCGATGCTGCTGGCGGGGATCGTGGGCGGCGCGCTCTGGGCGCTGATCGCGGCGGGTTTGAAGGTCGCGTTCGGCGTCAGCGAGATCCTGACGAGCCTCATGCTTGTCTATGTCGCGGAATACTGGCTCGATTATCTTGTCCGGGGGCCCTGGCGCGATCCAAAGGGATTTAACTTTCCCCAGACCGTCACCTTCGATCCCTCCGCCACGCTGCCGATGCTCGGCGGGGATCTGACGTTGCACGCGGGTGTCGTGATTGCCATCGCGGTCGTTCTGGCCGCGGCCTTCGTCCTGCGTTTCAGCCTGTTCGGCTATCGTTTGCGCGTTACGGGCGAAGCGCCGCGCGCCGCGCGTTTCGCCGGTTTCTCGCCCGCCGCGACCACGCTTGCGGTCTTCGCCATATCCGGCGGGCTCGCGGGGCTGGCTGGTGTCATCGAGGTGAGCGGCTCGATCGGCCAGCTCAAGCCGAGCATCTCGCCGGGCTACGGATTCACCGCGATCATCGTGGCCTTTCTCGGCCGGCTCGATCCCATCGGCATCCTTGTCGCGAGCCTCGCCATGGCGCTCACGATCCTCGGCGGCGAGGCAGCGCAGATCGCCCTGCGCGTGCCCTTCGACTTCACCCGGGCTTTCCAGGGCATCCTGCTGATAGCCATTCTCGTCGCCGATTCCCTCGTCACCTATCGCCTGCGCATTTCGGCGGGCCGCCGGGCAGTTGCATGA
- the tsgD gene encoding Glucose import ATP-binding protein TsgD13, which produces MEDASSLTDGLPQSSSPSLVSLERITKRFGDLLANDAVDLTIGPGEIHALLGENGAGKSTLVKILYGLIEPTEGEIRWKGEIVSLDGPMAARALGIGMVFQHFSLFDNLSVIENVAVALSPELSLGTIAGRIRELGGTFDLALDLDRPVWTLSAGERQRIEIVRCLLQDPKLLILDEPTSVLTPQEAEDLFGTLHRLAARGCAILYISHRLEEVRRLCHRATVLRAGRVVATLDPSSVSARHLAGLMVGSEVGDVKPAPAHDMSIERLTVTSLSLRSEEPHGIDLRDVALAVRGGEIVGIAGVAGNGQSELFAALSGERLCEDRAILLDGEAVGHRGITARRDRGGAFVPEERLGHGSVPSHRLGENTLLSLHGADGFVTGGVIHTGLARRWAARIIKAFDVRKEGLDPRAETLSGGNLQKFVMGREILRDPAVLVVNQPTWGVDAGAATTLRQALIDLAAKGSAVVVISQDLDELFEIADRIAVIHAGELTVPEPTSRLTREAIGLAMAGAQKHVGDTGAAQKGSTHAH; this is translated from the coding sequence ATGGAGGATGCGTCGTCGCTCACCGACGGCCTGCCGCAGTCCTCGTCGCCCTCGCTCGTCTCGCTGGAGCGCATCACCAAGCGCTTCGGCGACCTCTTGGCCAATGACGCGGTCGATCTCACCATCGGGCCCGGGGAGATCCATGCGCTGCTCGGCGAGAATGGCGCGGGAAAATCCACGCTCGTCAAGATTCTCTATGGGCTGATCGAACCGACGGAGGGCGAGATCCGCTGGAAGGGCGAGATCGTTTCCCTCGACGGGCCGATGGCGGCGCGCGCGCTCGGCATCGGCATGGTGTTCCAGCACTTTTCACTCTTCGACAATCTCAGCGTCATCGAGAATGTCGCCGTGGCGTTGTCGCCTGAGCTTTCTCTCGGCACCATCGCCGGCCGGATCCGCGAACTCGGGGGCACATTCGATCTCGCGCTTGATCTCGACCGGCCCGTGTGGACCCTGTCCGCCGGCGAGCGACAGCGCATCGAAATCGTGCGCTGCCTTTTGCAGGACCCCAAGCTTCTCATACTCGACGAGCCGACCTCGGTTCTCACGCCACAGGAGGCGGAGGACCTTTTCGGCACCTTGCATCGTCTGGCCGCGCGCGGTTGCGCCATTCTCTATATTTCCCACCGGCTGGAAGAGGTCCGGCGGCTTTGCCATCGCGCCACTGTGTTGCGCGCCGGGCGGGTCGTCGCGACGCTCGATCCATCCTCGGTCTCCGCGCGGCATCTCGCCGGGTTGATGGTTGGCTCCGAGGTCGGCGACGTGAAACCCGCGCCGGCCCATGACATGAGCATCGAGCGGTTGACCGTGACGAGCTTGTCGCTCCGTTCGGAGGAGCCGCACGGCATCGATCTCCGGGATGTCGCGCTCGCCGTGCGGGGAGGCGAGATCGTCGGCATCGCGGGCGTTGCGGGCAATGGCCAGAGCGAACTGTTCGCCGCGCTTTCAGGCGAGCGCCTCTGCGAGGACCGCGCCATCCTGCTCGATGGCGAGGCGGTGGGCCACCGCGGCATCACCGCCCGGCGCGACCGGGGTGGAGCCTTCGTGCCCGAGGAACGCCTCGGCCATGGTTCCGTGCCCTCGCACAGGTTGGGTGAAAACACCCTCTTGTCCCTGCATGGCGCGGACGGCTTCGTGACGGGAGGGGTTATCCACACTGGCCTTGCGCGCCGATGGGCGGCCCGCATCATCAAGGCCTTCGACGTCCGCAAGGAGGGCCTCGACCCGCGCGCCGAGACACTCTCGGGTGGCAATCTCCAGAAATTCGTCATGGGTCGCGAAATCTTGCGCGATCCGGCGGTGCTCGTGGTCAACCAGCCGACCTGGGGCGTCGATGCCGGCGCCGCGACCACCCTGCGCCAGGCGCTGATCGATCTGGCGGCCAAGGGCTCGGCAGTCGTTGTCATCAGCCAGGATCTCGATGAGCTGTTCGAGATCGCCGACCGCATTGCTGTCATCCACGCTGGCGAACTCACCGTGCCGGAGCCCACCTCGCGCCTGACGCGCGAGGCGATCGGCCTCGCGATGGCCGGCGCCCAAAAGCATGTCGGGGATACGGGCGCGGCGCAAAAAGGTTCGACACATGCGCATTGA
- the qor gene encoding Quinone oxidoreductase, which yields MKAIRVHAPGGPETLRFEDVEVGQPGPGEVRIRQLAIGLNFLDVYHRMGLYPLATPFIPGSEGAGEVVSVGEGVDEFVPGDRVAYAGAIGAYAEERLVPASVLVNLPGAIDFETAAAIMLKGLTAQYLLRRTFKVEAGQTILFHAAAGGVGLIATQWAKHLGATVIGTVGSPEKAEIAKAHGCDHVILYREEDFAKRVREITDGQGCAVVYDGVGKATFPASLDCLAPLGMFVSFGSSSGQIDAFNINILAQKGSLFATRPTLNAYTARRSDLLDMAADLFHVVQNGAVQVRIEKRYALADAEAAHRALESRATTGATVLLP from the coding sequence ATGAAGGCCATACGCGTTCACGCCCCCGGCGGGCCCGAGACCTTGCGTTTTGAGGATGTCGAGGTCGGCCAGCCCGGCCCGGGCGAGGTGCGTATTCGCCAACTCGCGATAGGCTTGAATTTTCTCGACGTTTATCATCGCATGGGCCTTTATCCCCTGGCGACGCCCTTTATTCCGGGCTCCGAGGGGGCTGGTGAAGTTGTCTCCGTGGGCGAGGGCGTTGATGAGTTCGTGCCTGGAGATCGGGTGGCCTATGCGGGCGCTATCGGAGCCTATGCCGAGGAGCGCCTCGTTCCCGCATCGGTGCTGGTGAACCTGCCGGGCGCCATCGATTTCGAGACGGCCGCCGCCATCATGCTGAAAGGCCTGACCGCGCAATATCTGCTGCGGCGTACGTTCAAGGTGGAAGCGGGGCAGACCATCCTGTTCCACGCGGCGGCGGGCGGCGTCGGTCTCATCGCGACGCAATGGGCCAAGCATCTCGGCGCCACCGTTATCGGTACGGTCGGATCGCCGGAAAAGGCCGAGATTGCCAAGGCCCATGGCTGTGACCACGTCATTCTTTATCGCGAAGAGGATTTCGCGAAGCGCGTCAGGGAAATCACCGACGGACAGGGTTGCGCGGTGGTTTATGACGGCGTCGGCAAGGCGACCTTCCCGGCCTCGCTTGATTGCCTCGCGCCGCTCGGCATGTTCGTCAGCTTCGGGTCGTCCTCCGGGCAGATCGATGCGTTCAACATCAATATCCTGGCGCAGAAGGGTTCATTGTTCGCGACCCGCCCCACCTTGAACGCCTATACCGCCCGACGTTCCGATCTGCTCGACATGGCGGCGGACCTGTTTCATGTCGTGCAGAACGGTGCGGTGCAGGTGCGTATCGAGAAGCGTTATGCGCTCGCTGACGCGGAAGCCGCTCACCGGGCTCTGGAGAGCCGGGCGACCACTGGCGCCACGGTTTTGCTGCCGTGA
- a CDS encoding Sulfate permease produces the protein MNPLPSPATTPSNLFTPKLVTVWREGYTLSRLRADAVAGLTVAVVALPLSMAIAIASGASPDRGLVTAIIGGFIISAFGGSRFQIGGPAGAFIVLVAATITRHGYDGFLLATIMAGVILMLVGALRLGTYIKFIPHPVTVGFTSGIAIIIFASQIRDLLGLTLPGAEPAALIPKLEALGESISTINPAAALLSFGAIALIVGLRKLRPSWPGFLIAVVLAAVVTSLLGLPVETIGTRFGAIPDGLPAPRLPDISLDTVVAVMPDAFAMALLGGIESLLSAVVADTMTGRRHRSNCELVAQGAANIVTALFGGLIATGTIARTATNIRAGATSPVSGILHSIFLFLFLLFAASLIAYVPLAALAAVLAVVCWNMAERHVFVQILRQSRGEALVLLATFLVTILHDLAMGIAVGVVMGSFLFMHRMADLVSVSTGGASIAAGSADIPDSEVEAPSYSASGDGDVQVYQISGPLFFGAASTIGSVLERMGVFPKAVVLDLSPVPLADSTAALSLKLAVDTLRSNGATVIVCGAKPEVRHILKQEGLKPPIVSYAPDVESARVLAVKAIGIPAPAA, from the coding sequence ATGAACCCGCTCCCATCTCCGGCCACCACACCCTCCAACCTTTTCACGCCGAAGCTCGTCACCGTGTGGCGCGAAGGCTATACGCTTTCGCGCCTTCGCGCCGACGCGGTGGCGGGGCTCACAGTGGCTGTCGTCGCCCTGCCCCTGTCAATGGCGATCGCCATCGCAAGCGGCGCCTCGCCGGACCGCGGTCTGGTGACGGCGATCATCGGCGGTTTCATCATCTCCGCCTTCGGAGGCAGTCGGTTTCAGATCGGCGGCCCGGCTGGCGCCTTCATCGTGCTCGTCGCCGCGACCATCACGCGCCACGGCTACGACGGCTTCCTGCTTGCCACCATCATGGCCGGCGTCATCCTGATGCTCGTCGGCGCCTTGCGGCTCGGAACTTATATCAAGTTTATCCCGCATCCGGTGACAGTGGGCTTTACCAGCGGCATCGCCATCATCATTTTCGCGAGCCAGATCCGCGACTTGCTGGGCCTGACGCTTCCAGGCGCGGAGCCGGCGGCGCTCATCCCCAAGCTCGAGGCCCTGGGCGAAAGCATCAGCACGATCAACCCCGCAGCCGCCCTCCTCTCCTTCGGTGCGATCGCCCTCATCGTCGGGCTGCGAAAGCTGCGTCCGAGCTGGCCGGGCTTCCTGATCGCCGTGGTTCTGGCAGCCGTCGTCACATCGCTGCTCGGCCTTCCCGTCGAGACGATCGGCACGCGCTTCGGTGCCATCCCGGACGGTCTGCCGGCCCCGCGCCTGCCCGACATCAGTCTTGATACCGTCGTCGCGGTGATGCCGGACGCCTTTGCCATGGCGCTGCTCGGCGGTATTGAGTCGCTGCTCTCGGCCGTCGTCGCCGATACCATGACGGGCCGCCGGCATCGCTCCAATTGCGAGCTAGTTGCCCAAGGCGCCGCCAATATCGTCACCGCGCTGTTCGGCGGGTTGATTGCGACAGGCACAATCGCCCGTACCGCCACGAATATCCGGGCGGGAGCCACGAGCCCCGTGTCGGGCATCCTGCATTCGATATTCCTGTTCCTGTTTCTCCTCTTCGCGGCATCGCTGATCGCCTATGTGCCCCTCGCGGCGCTCGCCGCGGTGCTCGCGGTCGTCTGCTGGAACATGGCGGAGCGCCATGTCTTCGTGCAGATCCTCAGGCAATCCCGCGGTGAGGCGCTGGTGCTGCTCGCGACCTTCCTGGTCACGATTCTCCACGACCTCGCCATGGGCATCGCGGTCGGTGTCGTCATGGGCAGCTTCCTGTTCATGCACAGGATGGCCGATCTCGTCTCCGTGTCGACGGGCGGCGCCAGCATTGCCGCCGGCAGTGCCGATATACCCGACAGCGAAGTGGAGGCCCCTTCGTACAGCGCATCCGGCGATGGCGATGTGCAGGTCTACCAGATCTCCGGCCCACTCTTCTTCGGCGCGGCCTCGACGATCGGGTCGGTCCTCGAGCGGATGGGCGTCTTCCCCAAGGCGGTGGTGCTTGATCTGTCACCGGTCCCGCTCGCCGATTCCACTGCGGCGCTATCCTTGAAGCTGGCCGTCGACACCCTCAGGAGCAACGGCGCCACAGTCATCGTCTGCGGCGCGAAACCCGAGGTGCGCCACATCCTGAAACAGGAAGGGCTGAAGCCGCCGATCGTTTCCTATGCGCCTGACGTCGAGAGCGCCCGTGTTCTCGCGGTGAAGGCGATCGGAATACCGGCCCCCGCCGCCTGA
- the ygdQ gene encoding UPF0053 inner membrane protein YgdQ encodes MFAWMTDPSGWAALVTLSAMEIVLGIDNVVFISVLVSRLPATQAERARRIGLLLALVFRVLLLFTLTFILTLTQPVFTVFGHGVSWRDIILLAGGLFLIAKATHEIHAEIEGDENDDETAVPGGMGMAILQIAIIDLVFSVDSIVTAIGMAQDISIMVTAVVISMAVMYVAAGAVSGFISRHPTTKMLALSFLILIGVSLVADGGGLHVPRGYIYSAMAFAAVVEAFNIWAGRNRRKRRAAQR; translated from the coding sequence ATGTTTGCATGGATGACGGACCCGAGTGGCTGGGCGGCTCTTGTCACGTTGAGTGCGATGGAGATCGTGCTCGGCATCGACAATGTCGTCTTTATTTCGGTGCTGGTCTCGCGCCTGCCGGCGACGCAGGCGGAGCGCGCGCGGCGCATAGGCCTGCTGCTCGCCCTCGTCTTTCGTGTGCTGCTGCTCTTCACGCTCACCTTCATCCTAACCCTGACGCAGCCGGTATTCACCGTCTTCGGCCATGGCGTGTCTTGGCGAGATATCATTCTCCTGGCCGGTGGGCTCTTCCTCATCGCCAAGGCGACCCACGAGATCCATGCGGAGATCGAAGGGGACGAGAACGACGATGAGACGGCCGTGCCCGGCGGAATGGGGATGGCGATCCTGCAGATCGCCATCATCGATCTTGTCTTTTCGGTCGATTCGATCGTGACGGCGATCGGCATGGCACAGGATATCTCGATCATGGTGACCGCGGTGGTCATCTCAATGGCCGTGATGTACGTGGCTGCCGGTGCCGTCAGCGGCTTCATCTCTCGCCATCCGACGACCAAGATGCTGGCGTTGAGCTTCCTGATTCTGATCGGAGTGTCGCTCGTCGCGGATGGCGGAGGCCTGCACGTGCCGCGTGGCTACATCTATTCGGCGATGGCCTTCGCCGCCGTCGTGGAGGCCTTCAATATCTGGGCCGGGCGCAATCGGCGCAAGCGCCGCGCCGCCCAGCGCTGA